One segment of Cutaneotrichosporon cavernicola HIS019 DNA, chromosome: 4 DNA contains the following:
- the IPI3 gene encoding uncharacterized protein (Ribosomal large subunit assembly and maintenance-related protein) has translation MALQELILSSSSAAESSQSSARTTFTPAIQLHDLTTTAHVQAFKTSSNAKNCLAYVPSRDGLGGTVWAVQEGKAIVGVWAWQKDQQHLKFHLPERLTCLSISPNGIWAAGGSQNGQVYMWEIASGLMLASWNAHYRTVTSVSFSSDSAYLVTASADASVHVFLVSQLTDVESSSSPYSKPLGSLGDHTLAITAVTLGKTMGVSGGKCWTASEDGTVKMWSFAAPFDLLATFVLPPSAVPTTLAVDPAERFLYVGTKAGDVYLIPLYKRKAQMGRVEAVGGEGAGATPINLVTPCVHVDAAVTCLSLSLSATHLLVGTSAGDIHVHSLPSHQHIRTISTHRGAISHLSTFPSPPDLIGKPVRTEDWAVMDVRNLERMRTSRGAKDTQEVGVLLRPSCRTNLLSALRATPTRNIGSDPARRGPVSDGADVAALQDEIRRLKGALDKAVKINEKMWSGVVDLKLTL, from the exons atggCTCTGCAGGAGCTCATTCTCTCATCAAGCTCCGCCGCCGAGTCGTCGCAGTCGTCAGCCCGTACGACTTTCACGCCCGCGATCCAGTTGCACGACCTGACGACCACGGCACACGTCCAAGCGTTCAAGACGTCGAGCAACGCCAAGAACTGCCTTGCTTACGTGCCCAGCCGCGACGGCCTGGGTGGAACGGTCTGGGCAGTGCAGGAGGGTAAGGCGATTGTCGGAGTCTGGGCCTGGCAGAAGGATCAGCAGCATCTCAAGTTCCACCTGCCCGAGCGGTTGACATGTCTGAGCATTTCGCCAAACGGCATCTGGGCGGCGGGTGGGTCCCAGAACGGCCAGGTGTATATGTGGGAG ATTGCATCGGGATTGATGCTGGCCTCGTGGAACGCGCACTACCGTACCGTCACCAGCGTCTCCTTCAGCAGTGACTCGGCGTACCTCGTCACCGCATCAGCTGACGCGTCCGTGCACGTGTTCCTCGTGTCTCAGCTCACTGATGTTGAAagctcatcgtcgccgtACAGCAAACCCCTGGGAAGCCTGGGCGACCACACGCTGGCCATCACGGCGGTCACACTCGGAAAGACGATGGGGGTTTCCGGCGGGAAGTGCTGGACCGCCTCGGAGGACGGAACAGTCAAGATGTGGTCTTTCGCTGCGCCATTCGACCTGCTCGCGACGTTTGTCCTCCCTCCATCAGCTGTCCCGACTActctcgccgtcgacccAGCTGAGCGGTTCCTCTACGTAGGCACCAAGGCTGGCGACGTCTACCTCATCCCCCTCTACAAACGTAAAGCCCAGATGGGCCGTGTGGAGGCtgtcggcggcgaaggAGCTGGTGCGACCCCAATCAACCTTGTGACTCCCTGCGTTCACGTCGA TGCCGCCGTTACCTGCTTGAGCCTTTCGCTCAGCGCTACACACCTACTGGTGGGCACCTCTGCAGGTGACATCCACGTCCACTCGCTGCCTTCCCACCAGCACATTCGCACCATCTCGACGCATCGCGGTGCAATTTCTCATTTGTCGACGTTCCCGAGCCCTCCCGATCTCATTGGCAAGCCGGTCCGAACGGAGGACTGGGCAGTGATGGACGTCCGGAACCTGGAGCGGATGCGCACCAGCCGAGGAGCTAAAGATACGCAGGAGGTCGGTGTGCTTCTGCGACCTAGCTGCAGGACAAACCTATTGTCCGCCCTGCGTGCTACTCCTACGCGGAATATTGGCAGCGACCCAGCAAGGCGAGGGCCTGTCTCTGATGGGGCGGACGTCGCTGCTCTTCAGGATGAGATTCGGCGGTTGAAGGGTGCCCTTGACAAGGCGGTCAAGATCAACGAGAAGATGTGGAGCGGAGTGGTCGACTTGAAGTTGACCTTGTAG